A window from Sphingobium sp. EM0848 encodes these proteins:
- a CDS encoding MFS transporter, translated as MDCVADSEPPQAPSPFSIPIFRAIWWASLASNFGGLIQSVGAQWMMTSLSASPQMIALVPAATTLPIMLLSLWAGALADNRDRRLVMLCSQLFMLTVSALLALFAWMGWVSPWALLGFTFLVGCATAINGPAWQASVGDMVPRAALPNAVSLNSMGFNMARSTGPALGGVIVAVAGAASAFLINAISYIGLVFVLARWRPERPPQLLPRERMGVAMRAGVRYVAMSPKIQRVLLRAAAFGIGASAVSAMMPLVARDILGGSALTFGALSAAFGIGAVLGALSTGKLRQRFSVETIVRCAALALAAGTALMAASPWLVLALIGLLLAGAGWVIALSSFNVSVQMSAPRWVVARAVALYQMVAFGGMAGGAWLFGTLAEDHGVVVALFAAVAVQLVSALIGYLCPLPQAGEENLDLQNLWREPETAVPIEPRSGPVVVTIEYRIPAGSVVPFLAAMSERRRIRRRDGAHGWSLLRDLGDPELWMERYHVSTWLDYVRHNSRRTVADMANSEAIHVLHKGPNPPVVHRMLERQTGSLPLARSADPREMGDPMTDPTRSS; from the coding sequence ATGGATTGCGTGGCAGACTCAGAACCCCCTCAGGCTCCATCGCCTTTTTCGATTCCGATCTTTCGCGCGATCTGGTGGGCCAGCCTTGCCTCCAATTTCGGCGGGCTGATCCAGTCGGTCGGCGCCCAGTGGATGATGACTTCGCTGTCGGCATCGCCGCAGATGATCGCGCTGGTGCCGGCTGCGACGACCCTGCCGATCATGCTGCTGTCGCTTTGGGCGGGGGCGCTGGCGGATAATCGCGACCGGCGGCTGGTGATGCTCTGCAGCCAGTTGTTCATGCTGACCGTTTCCGCCCTGCTGGCGCTGTTCGCCTGGATGGGATGGGTGTCGCCCTGGGCCCTGCTCGGCTTCACCTTCCTGGTCGGTTGCGCGACGGCGATCAACGGTCCTGCCTGGCAGGCCTCGGTCGGGGACATGGTGCCGCGCGCGGCCTTGCCCAACGCCGTCTCGCTCAATTCCATGGGCTTCAACATGGCGCGCAGCACCGGCCCGGCGCTGGGCGGCGTCATCGTTGCCGTGGCGGGCGCGGCGAGCGCCTTCCTGATCAACGCTATCAGCTATATCGGCCTCGTTTTCGTGCTGGCCCGCTGGCGTCCCGAGCGTCCGCCCCAACTCCTCCCGCGCGAACGGATGGGCGTCGCGATGCGGGCAGGGGTCCGCTATGTCGCGATGTCGCCCAAGATTCAGCGCGTCCTGCTTCGTGCCGCAGCGTTCGGCATCGGGGCCAGTGCCGTGTCGGCGATGATGCCGCTGGTGGCGCGCGACATATTGGGCGGCAGCGCGCTGACATTCGGCGCACTCAGCGCTGCCTTTGGCATCGGTGCGGTGCTGGGCGCCCTGTCCACGGGCAAGTTGCGTCAGCGCTTTTCAGTCGAAACCATCGTGCGCTGTGCCGCTCTGGCGCTGGCTGCCGGGACGGCGTTGATGGCGGCCAGCCCCTGGCTGGTGCTGGCCTTGATCGGCCTGTTGCTGGCAGGGGCGGGGTGGGTGATCGCGCTGTCCAGCTTCAATGTCTCGGTCCAGATGTCCGCTCCGCGCTGGGTCGTGGCGCGCGCGGTCGCGCTCTATCAGATGGTCGCCTTTGGCGGCATGGCGGGCGGCGCCTGGCTGTTCGGCACATTGGCGGAGGATCATGGCGTTGTCGTCGCGCTCTTTGCCGCCGTCGCTGTCCAGTTGGTTTCAGCCCTGATCGGTTATCTCTGCCCTTTGCCGCAGGCGGGGGAGGAAAATCTCGACCTCCAGAATCTCTGGCGAGAGCCGGAGACGGCGGTGCCGATCGAACCGCGCAGCGGTCCAGTGGTCGTCACCATCGAATATCGCATTCCGGCCGGATCGGTCGTCCCGTTCCTGGCGGCGATGAGCGAACGCCGCCGCATTCGCCGCCGCGATGGCGCGCATGGCTGGTCGCTGCTGCGCGATCTGGGCGATCCGGAATTGTGGATGGAGCGCTATCATGTCTCGACCTGGCTCGACTATGTGCGCCACAACAGCCGTCGGACTGTAGCGGACATGGCGAATAGCGAAGCGATTCACGTCCTGCACAAAGGTCCCAATCCGCCGGTCGTCCACCGCATGCTGGAACGGCAGACCGGCTCCCTGCCGCTGGCCCGTTCCGCCGATCCGCGGGAGATGGGCGATCCGATGACCGACCCGACCCGTTCGAGTTAG
- a CDS encoding acetyl-CoA C-acetyltransferase, translating into MEAFIYDAVRTPRGRGKADGSLHEITPIQLATQVLEAVRDRTQIDTADVDDVILGCVSPVGEQGADIARVAVLNADYAQTVPGVQINRFCASGLEAVNMAAAKVYSGEAGLAIGGGVESMSRVPMASDGGAWAMDPAVAYKSYFAPQGIGADVIATKFGISRDDVDAYAVESQRRAKAAWDERRFAKSIVPVKDVIGQVVLDHDEHMRPDATMQSLASLKPSFAALGEEMPGFDTVALLRYPELERVNHVHHAGNSSGIVDGAAAVLVGSKEMGEKYGLKPRARIKAMASIGSEPLIMLTGPEFVAGKLLSRAGMSKSDIDLWELNEAFASVVLRYMQAMDLDHSRINVNGGAIAMGHPLGATGAMVLGTALDELERTGKGTALINLCVGAGMGTGIIIERI; encoded by the coding sequence ATGGAAGCCTTTATTTACGATGCCGTCAGAACGCCCCGCGGCCGGGGCAAGGCCGATGGGTCGCTTCACGAAATCACGCCGATCCAGTTGGCGACGCAGGTTCTGGAAGCCGTGCGCGACCGGACGCAGATCGACACCGCCGATGTCGACGATGTGATCCTGGGCTGCGTCAGCCCCGTGGGCGAACAGGGCGCCGACATCGCCCGCGTCGCGGTGCTGAACGCCGACTATGCCCAGACCGTGCCGGGCGTTCAGATCAACCGTTTCTGCGCATCCGGGCTGGAAGCGGTGAACATGGCCGCCGCGAAAGTCTATTCGGGCGAGGCCGGCCTCGCCATCGGCGGGGGCGTCGAGTCGATGAGCCGCGTGCCGATGGCTTCGGACGGCGGCGCCTGGGCCATGGACCCGGCGGTCGCCTACAAGAGCTATTTCGCGCCGCAGGGCATCGGCGCCGACGTGATCGCCACCAAGTTCGGGATCAGCCGCGACGATGTCGACGCCTATGCCGTCGAGAGCCAGCGCCGCGCCAAGGCTGCGTGGGACGAGAGGCGTTTCGCCAAGTCCATCGTCCCGGTGAAGGATGTGATCGGTCAGGTCGTGCTCGACCATGACGAGCATATGCGACCCGATGCAACGATGCAGTCGCTGGCTTCGCTGAAGCCCAGCTTCGCCGCGCTGGGCGAAGAAATGCCGGGCTTCGATACCGTCGCCCTGCTCCGCTATCCGGAACTGGAGCGGGTGAACCATGTCCATCATGCCGGCAACAGCTCCGGCATTGTCGACGGCGCCGCCGCAGTGCTGGTCGGCAGCAAGGAGATGGGCGAGAAATATGGGCTGAAACCCCGCGCCCGGATCAAGGCCATGGCCTCTATCGGATCGGAACCGCTGATCATGCTGACCGGGCCGGAATTCGTCGCAGGCAAGCTGCTCAGCCGCGCGGGCATGAGCAAGTCCGACATCGACCTTTGGGAACTGAACGAAGCCTTTGCCAGCGTCGTGCTGCGCTACATGCAGGCGATGGACCTCGATCACAGCCGGATCAACGTCAATGGCGGCGCGATCGCCATGGGTCATCCGCTGGGCGCTACGGGCGCGATGGTGCTGGGCACGGCGCTGGACGAGCTGGAGCGCACCGGCAAGGGCACCGCGCTCATCAACCTGTGCGTCGGCGCGGGCATGGGCACCGGCATCATCATCGAGCGTATCTGA